The Mycolicibacterium lutetiense genome window below encodes:
- a CDS encoding tellurite resistance/C4-dicarboxylate transporter family protein: MSQARGSEAVRTLHPGYFALVMATGIVSIAAQYHRTYALSVVLMWLAGISYVVLVVLVAVRIIVFRREFIEDLTDPRRGFAMFTFVAATGVLGTRVATDDHYGLAFGLLAVGWLAWLVLGYVVPWTAVLGRAARPVLQSANGTWFIWVVASQSIAVLAAALQPQIAQGRSELALLAVFSWSVGIFLYGAAGMFVALRMLMYPLRPEDLTPPYWVAMGATAITVVAGARIVEMADAPMVAATRGLIAGTSVFFWAFGTWLIPPLIAAGIWRHVVHRIPLRYDATMWSVVFPLGMYGVGGHYLGQADQLPIVESIGYLEGWVALAAWAVTFVAMLRHLFLTLWPGIRGRSGAPLEVEGDRHV, encoded by the coding sequence ATGAGCCAGGCGAGGGGATCCGAGGCTGTTCGTACCCTGCACCCGGGCTACTTCGCGCTCGTCATGGCCACGGGGATCGTGTCCATCGCGGCGCAGTATCACCGCACCTACGCACTGTCGGTGGTGTTGATGTGGCTGGCGGGGATCTCCTATGTGGTCCTGGTCGTGCTGGTGGCCGTGCGGATCATTGTGTTCCGGCGCGAGTTCATCGAGGATCTGACCGACCCGCGGCGCGGCTTCGCGATGTTCACCTTCGTCGCCGCGACCGGCGTGCTGGGTACCCGGGTGGCCACTGACGATCATTACGGCCTGGCCTTCGGACTGCTGGCGGTCGGGTGGTTGGCCTGGCTGGTGTTGGGGTACGTGGTGCCGTGGACGGCGGTACTCGGGCGCGCGGCCCGACCGGTCCTGCAGAGCGCCAACGGCACCTGGTTCATCTGGGTGGTCGCCAGTCAGTCGATCGCCGTGCTGGCGGCGGCACTGCAACCCCAGATCGCCCAGGGCCGAAGTGAATTGGCGTTGCTGGCCGTGTTTTCCTGGTCCGTCGGGATATTTCTGTACGGGGCGGCCGGCATGTTCGTCGCACTCAGGATGCTGATGTACCCGCTGCGGCCCGAGGACCTCACCCCGCCCTACTGGGTCGCCATGGGGGCCACCGCGATCACCGTCGTGGCCGGTGCCCGGATCGTGGAAATGGCCGACGCCCCGATGGTCGCGGCCACCCGCGGTCTCATCGCCGGTACCTCGGTCTTCTTCTGGGCGTTCGGCACCTGGCTGATTCCACCGCTGATCGCCGCAGGTATCTGGCGGCACGTCGTGCATCGCATCCCGTTGCGGTACGACGCGACGATGTGGAGCGTGGTGTTCCCGCTCGGGATGTACGGCGTCGGTGGCCACTACCTCGGGCAGGCCGATCAGTTGCCGATCGTGGAAAGCATCGGCTACCTCGAGGGCTGGGTGGCGCTGGCGGCGTGGGCGGTGACGTTCGTGGCGATGCTGCGCCACCTTTTCCTCACACTGTGGCCTGGTATCCGCGGCCGATCCGGTGCACCCTTGGAGGTGGAGGGTGATCGACATGTATGA
- a CDS encoding arylsulfatase: protein MPNGKPNILVIWGDDIGISNLSCYSDGLMGYRTPNIDRIANEGMRFTDSYGEQSCTAGRAAFISGQSVYRTGMSKVGIPGADIGWAAEDPTIAELLKPMGYATGQFGKNHFGDLNKYLPTLHGFDEFFGNLYHLNAEEEPENFDYPHEDRYPRLYNLAKPRGVLKCKATSEVSGEPDDSKYGPVGKQTIEDTGPLTTKRMETIDEDIAAATVDYIKRQHDADNPFFVWCNFTHMHLYTHTKPESRGQAGLWQSPYHDTMIDHDRNVGTVLNVLDELGIAEDTIVIYSTDNGPHRNTWPDGGTTPFRSEKDTNWEGAFRVPELIRWPGKIKAGTVSNEIIQHHDWLPTLLAAAGDPDISEKLKTGHKAGADGQTEYKVHIDGYNLLPYLTGEADESPRRGFFYFSDDADLVAMRFENWKIVFQEQRCQGTLRIWAEPFTPLRVPKLFNLRTDPFEYADITSNTYYEWLLRHDFFVFYATAMATKFLETFKEFPPRHPPASFSVDQVVEKLHEFLARD, encoded by the coding sequence ATGCCGAACGGCAAACCGAACATCCTGGTCATCTGGGGTGACGACATCGGAATCAGCAATCTCAGTTGCTACAGCGACGGCCTGATGGGCTACCGCACCCCGAACATCGACCGCATCGCCAATGAGGGCATGCGATTCACCGATTCCTACGGCGAGCAAAGTTGCACCGCGGGCCGGGCGGCCTTCATCAGTGGCCAGAGTGTGTACCGCACCGGAATGAGCAAAGTTGGCATCCCGGGCGCCGACATCGGTTGGGCCGCCGAGGATCCGACCATCGCCGAGTTGCTCAAGCCGATGGGTTACGCCACCGGGCAGTTCGGCAAGAACCACTTCGGCGACCTCAACAAGTATCTGCCGACTCTCCACGGCTTCGACGAGTTCTTCGGCAACCTGTACCACCTCAACGCCGAGGAGGAACCGGAGAATTTCGACTACCCGCACGAGGATCGCTACCCCAGGCTGTACAACCTGGCCAAGCCACGTGGCGTCTTGAAGTGCAAGGCCACCTCGGAGGTGTCCGGCGAACCCGATGACTCGAAGTACGGACCCGTCGGCAAGCAGACCATCGAAGACACCGGCCCGCTGACCACCAAGCGGATGGAAACCATCGACGAGGACATCGCCGCTGCCACCGTCGACTACATCAAACGGCAGCACGACGCCGACAATCCGTTCTTCGTGTGGTGCAACTTCACCCACATGCACCTCTACACCCACACCAAGCCCGAAAGCCGCGGGCAGGCCGGGTTGTGGCAGTCGCCGTACCACGACACGATGATCGACCACGACCGCAACGTGGGAACGGTGCTCAACGTGCTCGACGAACTCGGCATCGCCGAGGACACCATCGTCATCTACTCCACCGACAACGGCCCACACCGCAACACCTGGCCCGACGGCGGCACCACCCCGTTCCGCAGCGAGAAGGACACCAACTGGGAGGGCGCCTTCCGGGTCCCGGAGCTGATTCGCTGGCCCGGAAAGATCAAGGCGGGCACGGTGTCCAACGAGATCATTCAGCATCATGACTGGCTGCCGACCCTGCTGGCCGCCGCAGGCGACCCCGACATCAGCGAGAAGCTCAAGACGGGTCACAAGGCGGGAGCCGACGGACAAACCGAGTACAAGGTGCACATCGACGGCTACAACCTGCTGCCCTACCTGACCGGCGAAGCCGACGAGAGTCCCCGACGCGGGTTCTTCTACTTCTCCGACGACGCCGATCTGGTCGCCATGCGGTTCGAGAACTGGAAGATCGTCTTCCAGGAGCAGCGGTGCCAGGGCACCCTGCGGATCTGGGCCGAACCGTTCACCCCGCTGCGCGTACCGAAGCTGTTCAACCTGCGGACCGACCCGTTCGAGTACGCCGACATCACCTCGAACACGTATTACGAGTGGCTGCTGCGGCATGACTTCTTCGTGTTCTACGCGACGGCGATGGCGACGAAGTTCCTCGAGACGTTCAAGGAGTTCCCGCCGCGGCACCCACCGGCCAGCTTCAGCGTCGACCAGGTGGTCGAGAAGCTGCACGAATTCCTGGCCAGAGACTGA
- a CDS encoding 3-beta-hydroxysteroid dehydrogenase: protein MGDASLTTELGRVLVTGGSGFVGANLVTELLDRGYTVRSFDRAPSPLGDHAGLEVIEGDICDKPTVAAAVKDIDTIIHTAAIIDLMGGASVTEEYRQRSFAVNVEGTKNLVHAGQEAGVKRFVYTASNSVVMGGQDIVNGDETMPYTTRFNDLYTETKVVAEKFVLSENGKHDMLTCAIRPSGIWGRGDQTMFRKVFENVLSGHVKVLVGNKNIKLDNSYVHNLIHGFILAGQHLVPGGTAPGQAYFINDGEPINMFEFARPVLAACGRPLPTFYVSGKLVHKVMMAWQWLHFKFALPEPLIEPLAVERLYLNNYFSIAKAKRDLGYEPLFTTEQAMAECMPYYVDLFREMASDAKQTA, encoded by the coding sequence ATGGGTGACGCATCTCTGACCACTGAACTCGGCCGCGTCCTGGTGACCGGCGGCTCCGGCTTCGTCGGGGCCAATCTGGTGACCGAACTGCTCGACCGCGGATACACGGTGCGTTCCTTCGACCGCGCGCCGTCGCCACTGGGCGATCACGCCGGCCTTGAGGTCATCGAGGGCGACATCTGCGACAAGCCGACCGTGGCCGCAGCCGTCAAGGACATCGACACGATCATCCACACCGCCGCCATCATCGACCTGATGGGCGGCGCCTCGGTCACCGAGGAATACCGGCAGCGCAGCTTCGCCGTCAACGTCGAGGGCACCAAGAACCTCGTGCACGCGGGACAGGAGGCGGGCGTCAAGCGCTTCGTCTACACCGCGTCCAACAGCGTCGTGATGGGTGGGCAGGACATCGTCAACGGCGACGAGACCATGCCGTACACGACCCGGTTCAACGACCTCTACACCGAGACCAAGGTCGTCGCCGAGAAGTTCGTGCTCAGCGAGAACGGCAAGCACGACATGCTGACGTGCGCCATCCGGCCCAGCGGCATCTGGGGTCGTGGCGACCAGACCATGTTCCGCAAGGTGTTCGAGAACGTGCTCTCCGGACACGTGAAGGTGCTCGTCGGCAACAAGAACATCAAGCTCGACAACTCCTACGTGCACAACCTGATCCACGGGTTCATCCTGGCCGGCCAGCATCTGGTCCCCGGCGGCACCGCACCCGGCCAGGCCTACTTCATCAACGACGGCGAGCCGATCAACATGTTCGAGTTCGCCCGCCCGGTGCTCGCCGCGTGCGGACGCCCACTGCCGACGTTCTACGTGTCAGGCAAGCTCGTGCACAAGGTGATGATGGCCTGGCAGTGGCTGCACTTCAAGTTCGCTCTGCCCGAGCCGCTGATCGAACCCCTTGCGGTGGAACGGCTTTACCTCAACAACTACTTCTCGATCGCCAAGGCCAAACGCGACCTGGGCTACGAGCCGTTGTTCACCACCGAGCAGGCCATGGCCGAGTGCATGCCCTACTACGTCGACCTGTTCCGTGAGATGGCGTCCGACGCCAAGCAGACTGCCTAG
- a CDS encoding HAD family hydrolase, producing MLKSWNDGATKSAIVDFVARATAEVPPEERVAVFDNDGTLWCEKPAYIQLDFLVRRLAEQAAADPSLKDKQPYAAAAAGDLAWFGDAVTKHYNGDDSVLKILAGGILSAYAGLTVEDHAARVKEFFAVARHPTLGRPYTACGYQPMIELLRYLEANGFTNYITSGGGRDFMRPVTESMYGIPPERVIGSSVGLDFVDGDLKTTATPEFLNDGPVKAVRIWGRTGRRPIFAAGNSNGDIQMLEYTSAGPGPSLGLLVRHDDAEREFDYTAGAEKVLGLATDRHWTVASMRDDWTTVFD from the coding sequence GTGCTGAAATCCTGGAATGACGGCGCCACGAAGTCGGCGATCGTCGACTTCGTGGCGCGCGCCACCGCCGAGGTACCGCCCGAGGAGCGCGTCGCCGTGTTCGACAACGACGGCACGCTGTGGTGTGAGAAGCCGGCTTACATCCAGCTGGACTTCCTGGTGCGACGGCTGGCCGAGCAGGCCGCCGCCGACCCTTCCCTGAAAGACAAGCAGCCGTACGCGGCCGCCGCGGCCGGGGACCTGGCCTGGTTCGGCGACGCCGTCACCAAGCATTACAACGGTGACGATTCGGTCCTCAAGATCCTTGCCGGCGGCATACTTTCGGCCTACGCGGGACTGACCGTCGAGGATCACGCCGCCCGGGTCAAGGAGTTCTTCGCGGTGGCCCGGCATCCGACCCTGGGCCGCCCGTACACCGCGTGCGGCTATCAGCCGATGATCGAACTGCTGCGTTACCTGGAGGCCAACGGCTTCACCAACTACATCACCTCCGGGGGCGGCCGTGATTTCATGCGCCCGGTGACAGAATCGATGTACGGCATCCCGCCGGAGCGGGTGATCGGCAGTTCGGTGGGGCTCGATTTCGTCGACGGTGATCTGAAGACCACGGCCACCCCGGAGTTCCTCAACGACGGCCCGGTCAAAGCCGTACGGATCTGGGGCCGGACGGGTCGGCGCCCGATCTTCGCGGCAGGTAACTCCAACGGGGATATCCAGATGCTGGAGTACACCAGCGCCGGCCCCGGCCCGTCACTGGGTCTGTTGGTCCGTCACGACGACGCCGAACGCGAATTCGATTACACCGCAGGGGCGGAGAAGGTACTGGGGCTCGCCACCGACCGCCACTGGACGGTGGCGAGCATGCGGGACGATTGGACGACGGTCTTTGACTGA
- the xseA gene encoding exodeoxyribonuclease VII large subunit produces the protein MTEPGQSPENPWPVRAVATRVAKWIDRLGPVWVEGQLTELKIRPDSKTVFMVLRDPAADMSLTLTCPRDLVRNAPVKLSEGTQVIICGKPNFYTGRGTFSLRVSEIRAVGVGELLARIERLRRLLEAEGLFDPRLKRPIPFLPNTIGLITGRASAAERDVTTVATTRWPAVRFAIRNTIVQGPNAVPQIVEALAELDADPDVDVIVLARGGGSVEDLLPFSDETLCRAIAACRTPVVSAIGHEPDTPLSDLVADLRAATPTDAAKRIVPDAAAEQALITDLHRRSARALRNWVHREQHHLEQLRSRPVLAQPLAALTARADEIARARTTAQRDITRLIAAETDTVGHLSARLTALGPAATLARGYAVVQAVPASGSPSVLRSVSDAPIGTRLRVRVPDGVISAVSDGSE, from the coding sequence GTGACCGAACCGGGCCAGTCGCCGGAGAACCCCTGGCCGGTCCGCGCCGTGGCGACCCGCGTCGCCAAGTGGATCGACCGGCTCGGCCCGGTGTGGGTCGAGGGCCAGCTGACCGAACTCAAGATCCGTCCGGATTCCAAAACCGTTTTCATGGTGCTGCGGGATCCGGCGGCCGATATGTCCCTGACGCTGACCTGCCCACGCGATCTCGTGCGCAACGCCCCGGTCAAGCTGTCCGAGGGCACCCAGGTGATCATCTGCGGCAAGCCCAATTTCTACACGGGCCGCGGCACATTCTCGTTGCGGGTCAGTGAGATTCGCGCGGTCGGCGTCGGCGAGCTGCTGGCCCGGATCGAGCGGCTGCGTCGGCTGCTGGAGGCCGAGGGGCTGTTCGACCCACGCCTCAAACGGCCGATCCCGTTCCTCCCCAACACCATCGGCCTCATCACCGGACGCGCCTCGGCCGCCGAGCGGGACGTGACGACGGTCGCCACCACCCGCTGGCCCGCGGTGCGCTTCGCGATCCGCAACACGATCGTTCAGGGGCCCAATGCCGTTCCCCAGATCGTGGAGGCGCTCGCGGAGTTGGACGCCGATCCCGACGTCGACGTCATCGTCCTGGCCCGCGGTGGCGGCAGCGTCGAGGACCTGCTGCCGTTCTCCGACGAGACGCTGTGCCGGGCCATCGCCGCCTGCCGCACCCCTGTGGTCAGCGCGATCGGCCACGAACCCGACACTCCCCTGTCTGATCTCGTCGCCGACCTGCGCGCGGCCACCCCGACCGACGCGGCCAAACGGATCGTCCCCGACGCGGCCGCCGAACAGGCTTTGATCACCGATCTGCACCGACGCAGCGCCCGCGCGCTACGCAACTGGGTGCATCGCGAGCAGCATCACCTGGAGCAGTTGCGAAGCCGCCCGGTACTCGCGCAACCCCTGGCGGCGCTGACTGCCCGCGCCGACGAGATCGCGCGCGCCAGGACCACCGCCCAACGTGACATCACGCGGCTCATCGCCGCGGAGACCGATACCGTCGGCCACCTGTCGGCACGGCTGACCGCGCTCGGTCCGGCGGCCACCCTGGCCCGCGGGTATGCGGTGGTCCAGGCGGTCCCGGCGTCCGGGTCGCCATCGGTTCTTCGGTCGGTGTCCGACGCGCCGATCGGCACCCGCCTGCGGGTGCGGGTCCCCGACGGCGTCATCTCAGCGGTCAGCGACGGTAGCGAGTAA
- a CDS encoding lipid droplet-associated protein, translated as MGTAPYGVRLLVGAAATAIEETRKLPQTILTYPMTVASQAANIFMHVQQNLAELVVKGDETLEQIFPPKDEQPEWATFDEDIDSGLTDDADDERRTEGRFALYSTGEPEAAAATNGKAARASGSGAAPDIAAELGYDALTLAQLRARLTSLRVADLETLLAFEEAGRARAPYVTLLANRITRATAK; from the coding sequence ATGGGAACTGCACCGTACGGGGTCCGGCTGCTGGTGGGCGCGGCTGCGACCGCGATCGAGGAAACGCGCAAGCTGCCCCAAACCATCCTGACGTACCCCATGACGGTGGCCAGCCAGGCGGCCAACATTTTCATGCACGTCCAGCAGAACCTCGCCGAACTGGTCGTCAAGGGCGACGAAACGCTCGAACAGATTTTTCCGCCCAAGGACGAGCAGCCCGAGTGGGCCACCTTCGACGAAGACATCGACTCCGGCCTCACTGACGACGCCGACGACGAGCGGCGCACCGAGGGGCGGTTCGCGCTGTACAGCACCGGGGAGCCCGAGGCCGCCGCTGCGACGAACGGCAAGGCCGCACGTGCCTCCGGCTCGGGAGCGGCGCCGGACATCGCGGCCGAACTCGGGTACGACGCGCTGACGCTGGCGCAGCTTCGCGCCCGGTTGACCTCGCTGCGCGTGGCTGATCTTGAGACGCTGCTGGCCTTTGAGGAGGCCGGCCGGGCCCGTGCACCGTACGTCACGTTGCTCGCCAACAGGATCACCCGCGCGACCGCGAAGTGA
- a CDS encoding exodeoxyribonuclease VII small subunit, with amino-acid sequence MKPISELGYEEARDELIAVVQQLEQGGLDLDASLNLWERGEKLAQRCEEHLAGARQRVEQALAARESDED; translated from the coding sequence ATTAAGCCTATTAGTGAACTTGGCTATGAAGAGGCCCGTGATGAGCTGATCGCCGTCGTGCAGCAGTTGGAGCAGGGTGGGCTCGACCTCGATGCTTCGCTCAACCTCTGGGAACGAGGCGAGAAGCTGGCACAACGCTGCGAAGAACATTTAGCCGGAGCACGGCAGCGCGTCGAGCAGGCATTGGCGGCCCGCGAGTCCGACGAGGACTGA
- a CDS encoding TetR/AcrR family transcriptional regulator, which produces MSPKGADWLLGGDRRVEAAERIYAAAAELAARDGFDALDIDALAARVHCSRATVYRHAGGKAQIRDAVLARLAASIVGEVRRAVDGLTGAQRVLTAITVALQRIRADPMFGLLLGSLRSGGGMADLTQSPVPAAFAAELTGLDEDDPAAAAWIVRLVLSLLVWPGSDEAAEQQILMRFVAPAFG; this is translated from the coding sequence ATGTCTCCCAAGGGTGCGGACTGGCTGCTCGGGGGTGACCGACGTGTCGAGGCCGCCGAGCGTATCTATGCCGCGGCGGCCGAGCTGGCTGCCCGCGACGGGTTCGACGCGCTCGACATCGATGCGCTCGCGGCGCGGGTGCACTGCTCGCGTGCGACGGTCTATCGGCATGCGGGCGGCAAGGCGCAGATTCGCGATGCCGTGCTGGCCCGGTTGGCCGCTTCGATCGTGGGGGAGGTGCGACGAGCGGTCGACGGACTGACCGGAGCGCAACGGGTGCTCACTGCCATCACCGTGGCACTGCAACGCATTCGAGCTGATCCGATGTTCGGACTGCTACTCGGCTCACTGCGCAGTGGGGGTGGGATGGCGGACCTGACGCAATCGCCGGTGCCTGCCGCGTTTGCCGCCGAACTCACCGGATTGGACGAGGACGACCCGGCCGCTGCGGCATGGATCGTGCGCCTGGTGCTGTCGCTGTTGGTCTGGCCCGGGTCTGACGAGGCTGCCGAGCAGCAGATACTGATGCGCTTCGTCGCTCCGGCGTTCGGCTAG
- a CDS encoding formylglycine-generating enzyme family protein has product MTSPNLVWIPAQTTILGSDAHYAEEAPAREVATAGFWIQRHQVTNAEYTEFVDATGYLTVAERQVNPNDFPGAPPENLVPGSMVFQRTAGPVDLRHLNQWWAWTPGACWNHPRGPRSSLKGREQHPVVHIAFDDAAAYADWAGLKLPTEAEWETAARGGICGAAYTWGNEPEQPGKRLANYWHGEFPYLPDTGYGTTKPVGSFEPNGYGLFDMAGNVWEWTTDWYGEDRATTPCCAADTYDPNQPQFQIGRRVIKGGSFLCADSYCMRYRPAARRPQMVDTGMSHIGFRCVRRP; this is encoded by the coding sequence ATGACATCACCCAATCTGGTCTGGATTCCGGCACAGACGACAATCCTGGGCTCGGACGCGCACTATGCCGAGGAGGCTCCGGCGCGTGAGGTTGCCACCGCGGGGTTCTGGATCCAACGTCATCAGGTGACCAACGCCGAGTACACCGAATTCGTGGACGCCACCGGCTATCTCACGGTCGCCGAACGTCAGGTGAACCCGAACGACTTCCCGGGTGCCCCACCGGAAAATCTGGTTCCCGGCTCGATGGTGTTCCAGCGCACCGCGGGCCCGGTGGACCTGCGGCACCTCAACCAGTGGTGGGCATGGACGCCGGGCGCGTGCTGGAACCACCCACGCGGGCCCCGGTCATCGCTGAAGGGTCGCGAGCAGCATCCCGTGGTGCACATCGCCTTTGACGATGCCGCGGCTTATGCAGACTGGGCCGGTCTGAAACTACCCACCGAAGCCGAGTGGGAGACCGCGGCCCGTGGTGGTATCTGCGGTGCCGCATACACCTGGGGCAACGAGCCCGAACAACCCGGGAAACGCCTGGCCAACTACTGGCATGGCGAATTCCCCTACTTGCCCGATACCGGTTATGGCACAACGAAACCGGTCGGCAGCTTCGAGCCCAATGGCTACGGTCTGTTCGACATGGCCGGCAACGTATGGGAGTGGACCACGGACTGGTACGGCGAGGACCGGGCCACCACGCCGTGCTGCGCCGCCGACACCTACGACCCGAACCAGCCGCAGTTCCAGATCGGGCGCAGGGTGATCAAGGGCGGCTCGTTCCTATGTGCCGACAGCTACTGCATGCGGTATCGCCCGGCGGCACGGCGACCCCAGATGGTGGATACCGGCATGAGCCACATCGGCTTTCGATGCGTCAGGCGGCCCTAG
- a CDS encoding dsRBD fold-containing protein: MYDKDLTNKWLVEIEFSEDEIHTHATARAEVRDDTMSTTGDSYRNPRDPGAPMIGEEIAAARALIALGSDLLHAASARIEQSTHHPVHLYR; this comes from the coding sequence ATGTATGACAAGGACCTGACCAACAAATGGCTCGTCGAGATCGAGTTCTCCGAGGACGAGATCCACACCCACGCCACGGCCCGGGCGGAGGTGCGCGATGACACGATGTCCACCACCGGAGATTCCTACCGCAACCCGAGAGACCCGGGTGCACCGATGATCGGTGAGGAGATCGCCGCGGCCCGTGCGCTTATCGCTTTGGGCAGCGATCTACTGCATGCCGCATCGGCGCGCATCGAACAGTCGACGCACCATCCGGTGCATCTGTACCGCTGA